In one Deltaproteobacteria bacterium genomic region, the following are encoded:
- a CDS encoding dTMP kinase, with protein sequence MRLREVGQGASGVFVTFEGTEGTGKTTQIRRAAEWWRARGRDVTLTREPGGCPVADEIRAILLASKNAGLAPDTELYLIWAARAQHVADVVKPALAAGRVVLCDRFGDATEAYQGFARGLGLERVRHGNREAAAGLAPDLTLLFDMDAGDALRRAWSRAAGIADETKREDRFEREALEFHRRVREGYLAISTREPERVRVIDATGDEETVGERMIAVLQDNFGERA encoded by the coding sequence ATGCGCCTTCGCGAGGTCGGTCAAGGTGCTTCCGGCGTATTCGTGACGTTCGAAGGCACCGAAGGGACGGGCAAGACGACGCAGATCCGGCGGGCTGCCGAGTGGTGGCGTGCCCGTGGCCGCGACGTGACGCTCACGCGGGAGCCCGGCGGATGCCCGGTCGCGGATGAGATCCGTGCGATTCTCCTCGCATCGAAGAATGCCGGGCTGGCGCCGGATACGGAGCTTTATCTGATCTGGGCGGCGCGGGCGCAACACGTGGCTGACGTCGTCAAACCGGCGTTGGCCGCGGGGCGCGTCGTGTTGTGCGACCGATTTGGCGACGCGACGGAAGCCTACCAGGGCTTCGCGCGAGGGCTCGGATTGGAGCGCGTGCGGCACGGCAATCGCGAGGCGGCCGCCGGGCTCGCGCCGGATCTGACGCTGCTGTTCGACATGGACGCGGGCGATGCGCTCCGGCGGGCTTGGAGTCGCGCCGCGGGGATTGCCGACGAGACGAAGCGCGAGGATCGTTTCGAGCGGGAAGCGCTCGAATTTCATCGGCGTGTGCGCGAGGGTTATCTGGCGATTTCGACGAGAGAACCGGAACGCGTGCGCGTGATCGACGCGACCGGCGACGAGGAGACGGTGGGCGAGAGGATGATTGCGGTGTTGCAAGACAATTTCGGCGAGCGCGCATGA
- the arsS gene encoding arsenosugar biosynthesis radical SAM protein ArsS (Some members of this family are selenoproteins.): MAGRLAAQVESAHDENVSEASSDTKVLSLVRRGAPLASSETQLRTLAGARVTDRMGQDAKFERSLTSAGRSPLIPGKLENFQINLGRLCNMTCRHCHVDAGPDRTGEMMNRETVDACLAALDRTDCHTVDITGGAPELNPHFRDLVDECVRRGKHVIDRCNLTVLLLPKYRDLPEWLGERGVEIVCSLPHVRRSGTDAQRGTGTYERSIEALRMLNTAGYGGGDSRRVLTFVTNPIGAFLAPEQAATEREWKAEFANRYEVRFDRLIALNNMPISRFLEWLVESGNLESYLKRLVASFNPATIDGLMCRNTISVSWDGRVFDCDFNQMLDLESAPQGRFGHIRDFDAAAFASRRIVTARHCFGCTAGCGSSCKGATA, from the coding sequence ATGGCTGGTCGCTTGGCGGCGCAAGTCGAAAGTGCGCACGACGAAAACGTGTCGGAGGCATCTTCGGACACCAAGGTTCTGAGCCTCGTCCGCCGTGGCGCGCCGCTGGCGTCGTCTGAAACCCAGCTTCGAACTCTAGCCGGGGCGCGCGTCACCGACCGCATGGGGCAGGACGCGAAATTCGAGCGCTCGCTCACATCTGCCGGTCGATCGCCGCTCATCCCCGGGAAGCTGGAAAACTTCCAGATCAATCTCGGTCGGCTGTGCAACATGACTTGCCGACATTGCCACGTCGATGCGGGTCCCGATCGCACGGGCGAGATGATGAACCGCGAAACCGTGGACGCTTGCCTCGCGGCGCTTGACCGCACGGACTGCCATACGGTGGACATCACCGGCGGCGCGCCGGAGTTGAATCCGCACTTTCGGGATCTTGTGGACGAGTGCGTGCGACGTGGAAAGCACGTCATCGATCGATGCAATCTGACGGTCCTGCTTCTTCCGAAGTATCGCGACCTACCGGAATGGCTCGGCGAGCGCGGCGTCGAAATCGTCTGCTCGTTGCCACATGTGCGTCGCTCGGGCACGGACGCGCAGCGCGGCACGGGAACGTATGAGCGCTCGATCGAAGCGCTGCGGATGCTGAACACCGCGGGCTACGGCGGCGGCGATTCGCGGCGCGTCCTCACCTTCGTGACGAATCCCATCGGCGCGTTTCTCGCGCCCGAACAGGCCGCAACGGAGCGCGAGTGGAAAGCCGAATTCGCGAACCGGTACGAAGTGCGTTTCGACCGCCTGATTGCCCTCAACAACATGCCGATCTCGCGCTTCCTCGAATGGCTCGTCGAATCCGGGAATCTGGAGAGCTACCTGAAACGACTGGTCGCGTCGTTCAACCCCGCGACGATCGACGGTTTGATGTGCCGGAATACGATCTCGGTGTCCTGGGACGGACGCGTGTTCGATTGCGACTTCAATCAGATGCTGGATCTCGAGTCGGCCCCCCAGGGTCGGTTCGGGCACATCCGCGACTTCGATGCCGCGGCATTCGCGTCCCGACGCATCGTGACGGCGCGCCACTGCTTCGGCTGTACGGCTGGGTGTGGCAGTTCGTGCAAAGGCGCGACGGCGTGA
- a CDS encoding carboxymuconolactone decarboxylase family protein, with translation MSYYRNEHLEEFARIAKGQPELGKKFFDYYGAVFADGALSVREKALIALAVAHAVQCPYCIDAYTTESLKNGADLEQMTEAVHVAVAIRGGASLVHGMQMLEQAEKTSM, from the coding sequence ATGTCGTACTATCGAAACGAACACCTCGAAGAATTCGCGAGAATCGCGAAGGGACAGCCCGAACTCGGGAAGAAATTCTTCGACTACTACGGCGCGGTCTTTGCCGACGGCGCGCTGTCCGTTCGCGAGAAAGCCCTGATCGCGCTTGCCGTCGCGCACGCCGTGCAGTGCCCGTATTGCATCGATGCATACACGACGGAAAGCCTGAAGAACGGGGCCGACCTGGAGCAGATGACCGAGGCGGTGCACGTCGCGGTCGCCATTCGCGGCGGGGCGTCGCTCGTCCACGGAATGCAGATGCTCGAGCAGGCGGAAAAGACCTCGATGTAG
- a CDS encoding PilZ domain-containing protein, producing MFAASPTEDVSGSSSRLSVLFGARKFRHLGSVKNISSNGLVVCSHNVFRPGAVVQVQIKNAEEPDQLWSLRGRVRWSDYLPAGSRREGIFEMGIEFVDLPLADRVRLGDLERDILGKRREPRFSKSFRVSVNGAHEDGEFLTANLSRHGMFITTSRIPDDQADVDLHILNIDIMEIIRARAKVIGRISVEEAVAMGSHAGFNVQFTDFFPGDEQIFQDYIASLEKHYNLE from the coding sequence ATGTTCGCCGCCAGTCCCACCGAAGACGTTTCGGGCTCGTCGAGTCGTCTCTCCGTCCTGTTCGGGGCGCGGAAATTCCGCCACCTGGGTTCGGTCAAGAACATCTCCTCCAATGGGCTCGTCGTCTGTTCGCACAACGTGTTTCGTCCGGGCGCCGTCGTGCAGGTTCAGATCAAGAACGCAGAGGAACCCGATCAGTTGTGGAGCCTTCGCGGCCGAGTGCGTTGGAGCGATTATCTCCCGGCGGGGTCTCGGCGGGAAGGCATCTTCGAAATGGGAATCGAGTTTGTCGATTTGCCGCTCGCGGACCGCGTTCGGCTCGGCGACCTCGAACGCGACATTCTCGGCAAGCGACGGGAGCCGCGTTTCTCCAAGTCGTTTCGTGTTTCGGTCAACGGGGCGCACGAGGACGGCGAGTTCCTCACAGCCAATCTCAGCCGGCATGGAATGTTCATCACGACGTCGCGCATTCCTGATGATCAGGCCGACGTCGATCTCCACATCCTCAACATCGACATCATGGAGATCATCCGGGCCCGGGCCAAGGTCATCGGCCGGATCAGCGTCGAAGAGGCCGTCGCCATGGGTTCCCACGCCGGTTTCAACGTTCAGTTCACGGATTTCTTCCCCGGCGACGAGCAGATCTTCCAAGACTACATCGCCTCGCTCGAGAAGCACTACAACCTCGAGTAG
- a CDS encoding radical SAM protein: MNPTTVALVRANERYEGEHRTLETNIFGAFPPLGIAHIAAVVRDAGFAVRLLDGTVENATPDELAQRIGANFDGIAGFTSGTLNWRSTYRAIQSLKRIAPRAVVVVGGPQMDVYPDEVLTFPEVDFGIVGEGEYAFTDLVRAIDRREDPTVLPGLVYRRDGVVTKNLPAPPIKRLGELPFAAIDLLPVDQYKALTIPSPFTTLVTSRGCPFKCNFCSQQYAGGKFRQRPVQHVADEIAWHLREFKTREILFFDETFTIGTQRVIDLCEAIIGLGAPVGFNIRARADTITRPVARALKAAGCTGVNVGIEAGTDRILKKMNKAVTVEEMRRGIEICASEGLITRGYFMLGYEGETVEEIEATLQFACDLPLDFASFTITQLNPATTDYESALFNGYTWDYWRDYTLMKDVPPVPPRPANAQYSEEFLNGMLRRAYRKFYSRPRLIAKHLASSRMRRWVADTLVNQVSLTSAFAELMRPAYLSAGYANG, from the coding sequence ATGAATCCGACGACCGTCGCTTTGGTCCGCGCAAACGAGCGCTACGAGGGCGAGCACCGCACCCTCGAAACGAACATCTTCGGCGCGTTTCCACCGCTGGGCATCGCACACATCGCCGCCGTTGTCCGCGACGCGGGATTTGCCGTCCGGCTCCTGGACGGCACCGTGGAAAACGCGACTCCCGACGAACTCGCGCAGCGAATCGGAGCGAATTTCGACGGCATCGCGGGTTTCACGTCGGGCACGCTCAACTGGCGCTCCACCTATCGAGCCATTCAGTCGCTCAAGCGCATCGCGCCGCGAGCCGTCGTCGTCGTCGGCGGCCCGCAAATGGATGTCTATCCCGACGAAGTTCTGACGTTCCCCGAGGTCGATTTCGGTATCGTGGGCGAGGGCGAATACGCGTTCACGGATCTCGTTCGCGCCATCGATCGGCGCGAAGACCCGACCGTGCTTCCCGGGCTGGTTTATCGGCGCGACGGGGTCGTCACGAAAAACCTACCGGCCCCGCCGATCAAACGGCTCGGCGAGTTGCCGTTCGCGGCGATCGACCTGCTGCCGGTCGACCAGTACAAGGCGCTGACGATCCCCTCGCCGTTCACGACCCTCGTCACCAGCCGCGGCTGCCCGTTCAAGTGCAACTTCTGCTCCCAACAGTACGCCGGCGGCAAGTTCCGCCAGCGGCCGGTGCAGCACGTCGCGGATGAGATCGCTTGGCACCTGCGTGAGTTCAAGACGCGCGAGATTCTCTTCTTCGACGAGACCTTCACCATTGGCACGCAGCGGGTGATCGACCTGTGCGAGGCCATCATCGGCCTCGGCGCTCCGGTGGGGTTCAATATTCGCGCACGCGCCGACACCATCACGCGCCCCGTCGCCCGCGCCCTCAAGGCCGCGGGGTGCACCGGCGTCAACGTCGGGATCGAGGCGGGCACCGATCGAATCCTGAAAAAGATGAACAAAGCCGTGACCGTCGAGGAGATGCGGCGCGGCATCGAGATCTGCGCGTCGGAAGGACTCATCACGCGCGGATATTTCATGCTGGGCTACGAAGGCGAAACCGTCGAGGAGATCGAGGCGACGCTCCAGTTCGCGTGCGACCTTCCCCTGGACTTCGCATCGTTCACGATCACGCAGCTCAATCCCGCTACCACGGATTACGAAAGCGCCCTGTTCAACGGGTACACGTGGGATTATTGGCGGGATTACACGCTCATGAAGGACGTTCCGCCGGTCCCGCCACGTCCAGCGAACGCGCAATACAGCGAAGAGTTTCTGAACGGGATGCTCCGGCGCGCGTATCGAAAGTTCTATTCGCGCCCGCGCCTGATCGCGAAACACCTGGCGAGTTCCCGCATGCGTCGGTGGGTCGCGGACACGCTGGTGAATCAGGTGTCGCTGACGAGCGCCTTCGCCGAACTCATGCGCCCGGCCTATCTCTCCGCGGGATATGCGAACGGCTGA
- a CDS encoding Ig-like domain-containing protein: MIGAHGSWQGFGFLLISVLAMVSIFFVGGCGDDDDDDSGTTDLPLITDDDTNDDDDTTDDDAADDDTADDDATDDDDDVTLSGIELSPSELHLPVGAARTLTATAVWSDDTRTTDEDFVFSVSDDTIVEANTGGTTTALARGEATVTASLGDFSADASVNVGAYVFAYDGIAGTLGALDPETGDSIADYLADEKDAILTIGSDLEIREGVAFLVESGDGVPGTVGTEGLVVVDLATKDVLNVLIEDLDNPWNVDMVGTTAYITGNFSNDLVVADLEADASRAIDMPEDCVPTGVHVIGDRAFVACSGYDSGTFSYADPGIVAVVDLTDDSVSTIETTRVNPTVVAAGPDDDTIYIVCTGNFDDELGVIDVIDVSDESVADSVAIGSAPGELVLAANGTAFVADGFSGQVMTFDSDSLAVGANVSIAGAFWVASLAYDPVTDRVLASDWTNAKIQVIDPDDLDVESSVDAANASGVSVWTE; encoded by the coding sequence ATGATCGGCGCGCACGGTTCCTGGCAGGGGTTCGGATTCCTTCTCATCTCGGTCCTGGCAATGGTCTCCATATTTTTCGTCGGCGGCTGCGGAGACGACGATGACGACGATTCGGGCACTACGGATCTCCCCCTAATCACGGATGACGACACAAACGACGATGATGACACGACGGACGATGACGCGGCCGATGACGACACGGCTGATGACGACGCCACGGACGACGATGATGATGTCACACTCAGCGGCATCGAGTTGAGTCCGTCCGAACTGCACCTGCCGGTCGGAGCGGCCCGCACGCTGACCGCGACGGCGGTGTGGAGCGACGATACACGCACGACCGACGAAGACTTCGTTTTCAGCGTTTCCGATGACACGATCGTCGAGGCGAACACGGGCGGCACGACGACGGCCCTCGCGCGTGGCGAAGCGACGGTCACCGCTTCGCTCGGCGATTTCTCCGCGGACGCGAGCGTGAACGTCGGCGCGTACGTCTTTGCGTACGACGGCATCGCGGGGACACTGGGCGCCCTCGACCCCGAGACCGGGGACTCGATCGCCGATTATCTCGCCGACGAGAAAGACGCCATTCTGACGATCGGCTCCGATCTCGAAATTCGCGAGGGCGTCGCTTTTCTCGTGGAGTCCGGCGACGGCGTGCCCGGCACCGTGGGCACGGAAGGTCTCGTCGTCGTCGATCTCGCGACGAAGGACGTTCTGAACGTGCTGATCGAGGACCTCGACAATCCGTGGAACGTCGATATGGTCGGCACAACCGCGTACATCACGGGAAACTTCTCGAACGACCTGGTGGTCGCGGATCTCGAAGCCGACGCCTCGCGCGCGATCGACATGCCCGAGGACTGCGTGCCGACGGGCGTGCACGTGATTGGCGATCGGGCGTTCGTCGCGTGCAGCGGATACGATTCGGGCACGTTCAGCTACGCGGACCCGGGAATCGTCGCCGTGGTCGATCTGACCGACGACTCGGTCAGCACGATCGAGACGACGCGCGTGAATCCCACGGTTGTGGCGGCGGGACCCGACGACGACACCATCTACATCGTCTGCACGGGCAATTTCGACGACGAACTCGGCGTGATCGACGTGATCGACGTCTCGGACGAGTCCGTCGCGGACAGCGTCGCGATCGGCTCCGCACCCGGCGAACTCGTTCTGGCCGCCAACGGCACGGCGTTCGTCGCCGACGGCTTTTCCGGCCAAGTGATGACATTCGACTCCGATTCGCTCGCTGTCGGCGCAAACGTTTCCATCGCTGGCGCATTCTGGGTCGCGTCGCTGGCCTACGATCCCGTCACCGACCGCGTATTGGCGTCCGACTGGACCAACGCGAAAATCCAGGTCATCGATCCGGATGATCTCGACGTCGAGTCGTCCGTCGACGCCGCGAACGCCTCCGGCGTGAGCGTTTGGACCGAGTGA
- a CDS encoding ABC transporter substrate-binding protein: MKHAAGILLAISIASMTGCATPSPENASAERAIPRRIVSQLPSLTETCFALGLGDRVVGVTDYCLYPAEARARTHIGGLHNPKFETVVSLRPDIVLLQDKQENFVAKYEALGIRAMTFSTDTVADVIASIAKLGRLLGRETQATDLIARINAEFDGLKTQTSDDVPVPALVIIGHDPGTLQGLYAAAKGSFHDELLVAAGGVNVVNDNGSLYPPITKDTIVERSPEVILELVNEGELSPIQIDDRVRLWDALPTVSAVRNGRVRIVVGDQLLIPGPRMAQAAAQIHHALHMAPSEKRP; encoded by the coding sequence TTGAAGCACGCTGCGGGAATTCTACTCGCCATCTCGATCGCCTCCATGACGGGGTGCGCGACGCCATCGCCGGAAAACGCGAGCGCCGAGCGGGCAATTCCCCGACGAATCGTCTCGCAATTGCCGAGTCTCACCGAAACCTGTTTTGCGCTCGGCCTCGGCGACCGCGTCGTCGGTGTGACCGACTACTGCCTGTACCCGGCGGAGGCGCGAGCGCGAACGCATATCGGGGGGCTTCACAATCCGAAGTTCGAGACGGTCGTGTCGCTGCGTCCCGACATCGTACTGCTGCAGGACAAACAAGAGAATTTCGTCGCCAAGTACGAGGCGCTCGGAATCCGCGCGATGACGTTTTCGACGGATACCGTTGCCGATGTCATCGCTTCCATCGCGAAGCTTGGTCGACTTCTCGGTCGAGAGACGCAGGCGACGGATCTGATCGCCCGGATCAACGCGGAATTCGACGGATTGAAGACGCAGACGTCAGACGACGTCCCGGTGCCGGCGCTCGTCATCATCGGGCACGATCCCGGGACGTTGCAGGGCCTCTACGCCGCCGCCAAAGGGTCTTTCCACGACGAATTGCTCGTCGCGGCGGGTGGTGTGAATGTTGTGAACGACAATGGCTCGCTCTACCCGCCGATCACCAAAGACACAATCGTGGAACGCAGCCCCGAGGTCATTCTCGAACTCGTCAATGAGGGGGAGCTTTCGCCGATTCAGATCGATGACCGCGTACGCCTGTGGGACGCGCTGCCCACCGTGAGCGCCGTTCGGAACGGCCGCGTCCGCATCGTGGTCGGCGATCAACTGCTCATCCCCGGGCCGCGCATGGCGCAAGCCGCTGCCCAAATCCATCATGCCCTGCACATGGCCCCATCGGAGAAACGCCCATGA
- the cobU gene encoding bifunctional adenosylcobinamide kinase/adenosylcobinamide-phosphate guanylyltransferase yields MNAAVILVTGGARSGKSTRALEIARSYPRRVMIAAAVPFDDEMTRRIEAHQSERGEEWVTIEEPLDLARAIKGIPSSSSAEATLVVVDCLTVWLGNLFHEEPDNVGARIDSLVAAVASCPHDLVIVTNEIGWGVVPADDGTRQFRDVAGRLNQRIARIATRVELVVSGIPVTIKGN; encoded by the coding sequence ATGAACGCGGCGGTAATTCTCGTCACGGGCGGCGCACGCAGCGGCAAGAGCACGCGCGCGCTCGAAATCGCCCGCTCGTATCCAAGACGCGTCATGATCGCTGCCGCGGTTCCCTTCGACGACGAAATGACCCGGCGTATCGAAGCGCATCAGAGCGAACGCGGTGAGGAGTGGGTGACCATTGAGGAACCGCTGGATCTCGCGCGAGCGATCAAGGGGATTCCCTCATCGTCCTCCGCGGAAGCCACCCTCGTGGTCGTCGATTGCCTGACGGTGTGGTTGGGCAACCTCTTTCACGAAGAACCCGACAACGTCGGTGCGCGGATCGACTCACTGGTCGCGGCCGTGGCGTCGTGCCCGCATGACCTCGTCATCGTCACCAACGAAATCGGCTGGGGAGTCGTTCCCGCGGACGACGGAACACGGCAGTTCCGGGACGTCGCCGGTCGTCTCAACCAGCGCATCGCGCGCATTGCGACGCGTGTCGAACTGGTTGTGAGCGGAATCCCCGTCACGATCAAGGGCAACTAA
- the cobT gene encoding nicotinate-nucleotide--dimethylbenzimidazole phosphoribosyltransferase: MDDTRMRNTLAAIPGVDDSLGPRLRARLDDLTKPRGSLGVLETIVERVGLIQNTDRPHVRRMRIVTFAADHGVAARGVSAYPAAVTPQMVRNMIAGGAAVNVLARHVGAENVVVDIGVNDPLDNAPGLVRRKVAYGTRDMTIGPAMTHREARAAIDAGIGLANDAADEDVTLLGTGEMGIGNTTSAAGLFAELLGLQPREIVGRGTGIDDETLARKIDAVETALRINAPDAGDPVAVLAAFGGFEIAGICGLILGAAARRIPVVVDGFISTAGALVAERLAPRSRDFMIFSHLSDERGHAVVLDAMGVRPILNLNLRLGEGTGAALAFSLIHGAIKLVNEMATFSSAGVADRA, encoded by the coding sequence ATGGACGACACCCGGATGCGCAACACGCTCGCGGCGATTCCCGGCGTGGACGATTCGCTCGGTCCCCGGCTGCGCGCCCGGCTCGATGATCTCACCAAGCCACGCGGGAGCCTCGGTGTGCTCGAGACGATCGTCGAGCGGGTCGGGCTCATCCAAAACACGGATCGGCCGCACGTGCGTCGGATGCGGATCGTGACGTTCGCGGCCGATCACGGTGTCGCCGCACGGGGCGTTTCGGCATACCCCGCCGCCGTCACGCCGCAGATGGTGCGCAACATGATAGCCGGCGGCGCGGCCGTGAATGTGCTCGCGCGGCATGTCGGCGCCGAAAACGTGGTCGTCGATATCGGCGTGAACGATCCACTCGACAACGCGCCCGGGCTCGTCCGCCGAAAGGTCGCGTACGGCACGCGCGACATGACGATCGGTCCCGCGATGACGCACCGAGAGGCGCGCGCGGCGATCGACGCGGGGATCGGCCTCGCCAACGACGCCGCGGACGAAGACGTCACTCTGCTCGGCACCGGCGAGATGGGGATTGGAAACACGACGAGCGCGGCGGGCTTATTCGCCGAACTGCTGGGACTTCAACCGCGTGAGATCGTCGGTCGCGGCACGGGCATCGACGATGAGACGCTGGCGCGAAAGATCGACGCGGTGGAGACCGCTCTGCGGATCAATGCGCCCGACGCGGGCGATCCCGTGGCCGTTCTCGCTGCATTCGGCGGTTTCGAAATCGCGGGCATCTGCGGGCTGATCCTCGGCGCGGCGGCGCGGCGGATACCCGTCGTCGTGGACGGCTTCATCTCAACGGCGGGCGCGCTCGTGGCCGAACGTCTCGCGCCACGTTCGCGCGACTTCATGATCTTCAGCCATCTCTCCGACGAGCGCGGCCACGCCGTTGTGCTCGACGCGATGGGTGTGCGCCCGATTCTGAATCTCAATCTGCGTCTCGGCGAAGGAACCGGGGCGGCATTGGCTTTTTCGCTGATCCACGGCGCAATCAAACTCGTGAACGAAATGGCGACGTTTTCCTCCGCCGGCGTCGCGGACCGCGCGTGA
- a CDS encoding adenosylcobinamide-GDP ribazoletransferase, producing MTAAVHGTPRSGALRHALVAFQFLTRIPMPRDLNPSPGDLGRATGWFPVVGVVVGALIAAVGSAAMGIGLSPGIAAVIAVGFGLVVTGSFHEDGLADSADAFGGGWNREQVLTIMHDSRIGSYGSGAVTLLFAARLAALWSIDPAAWTASLIAAHTVARWTSVHLLHTKEYARRDGEAPGFGKPIVDGMSGASFWFATVVTTVVAVFAFGLAGFVTLVAALVLSELWGRYCRRRIGGITGDALGAVNVAVEVFTLVGCALRFPATVSPWITP from the coding sequence GTGACCGCCGCGGTTCACGGCACGCCTCGCTCGGGTGCACTTCGTCATGCGTTGGTCGCGTTTCAGTTCCTGACACGCATTCCCATGCCGCGAGATCTGAATCCCTCGCCCGGCGACCTCGGTCGCGCCACCGGATGGTTCCCGGTCGTGGGCGTCGTCGTCGGGGCGCTGATCGCGGCGGTGGGGTCCGCCGCCATGGGAATCGGACTGTCGCCGGGAATCGCGGCGGTCATCGCGGTCGGATTCGGCTTGGTCGTCACAGGGTCGTTTCACGAAGACGGTCTGGCGGACAGCGCCGACGCGTTCGGCGGCGGCTGGAATCGCGAGCAGGTGCTCACGATCATGCACGACAGCCGCATCGGCAGTTACGGTTCGGGGGCGGTGACCCTGCTCTTCGCGGCGCGCCTCGCCGCGCTGTGGTCGATCGATCCCGCCGCGTGGACGGCTTCGCTCATCGCGGCGCACACCGTCGCGCGGTGGACGTCGGTCCACCTCCTGCACACGAAAGAATACGCACGTCGCGACGGTGAAGCCCCGGGTTTCGGCAAGCCGATCGTCGATGGGATGTCGGGCGCGTCGTTTTGGTTCGCCACCGTCGTTACGACCGTCGTCGCCGTTTTTGCGTTCGGCCTCGCCGGGTTCGTCACCCTCGTTGCGGCGCTCGTTCTGTCGGAACTGTGGGGACGGTACTGCCGCCGGCGGATTGGCGGAATCACCGGCGACGCGCTGGGCGCGGTGAACGTCGCGGTGGAGGTCTTCACTTTAGTGGGCTGCGCCCTGCGTTTTCCCGCAACCGTCTCACCATGGATCACGCCGTGA
- a CDS encoding histidine phosphatase family protein, with amino-acid sequence MKGPDAIWLVRHGPIDVEYGVCVGSTDVPLAAAENALVRAKALASLIRSADAVYSSDARRAYNTAQALAAVINAPLETTPDLRELAFGAWEMRAWADIERDDPANYARFMADWRSERTPGGESYGDLEARVRNWWTRIAQRHDGGSVVVVGHGGSLRILASHLLSMTAEEAIFMPFGRGHAAIIRPATGARVLDIDPFEPSDVEEIEKPDQHLTARP; translated from the coding sequence GTGAAAGGACCGGACGCCATCTGGCTCGTGCGCCACGGACCGATCGATGTGGAATACGGCGTATGCGTGGGATCGACGGACGTGCCGTTGGCCGCGGCCGAAAATGCCTTGGTGCGGGCGAAAGCGCTTGCCTCGCTGATTCGCTCCGCCGATGCCGTGTATTCGAGCGATGCCCGGCGCGCGTACAACACCGCGCAAGCCTTGGCCGCCGTCATCAACGCGCCGCTCGAAACGACGCCCGATCTGCGGGAGCTCGCCTTCGGCGCGTGGGAGATGCGGGCGTGGGCTGACATCGAGCGGGACGATCCCGCGAATTACGCCCGGTTCATGGCCGATTGGAGAAGCGAGCGCACGCCCGGCGGGGAATCGTACGGCGACCTTGAAGCCCGCGTCCGCAATTGGTGGACTCGAATCGCGCAACGCCATGACGGTGGGAGCGTCGTCGTCGTCGGTCACGGTGGATCGCTGCGCATCCTCGCGTCGCACTTGCTTTCCATGACCGCCGAAGAGGCGATTTTCATGCCGTTCGGGCGCGGACACGCGGCGATCATCCGTCCTGCGACAGGCGCGCGCGTGCTGGATATCGATCCATTCGAGCCGTCCGATGTCGAGGAAATTGAGAAGCCCGACCAGCACCTCACCGCGCGACCGTGA